A genomic segment from Candidatus Latescibacter sp. encodes:
- a CDS encoding helix-turn-helix domain-containing protein, with product MKKSSLRITHEEVTRESLDVLVSGRGVIRKGLRIAVLQGLMDGASPLELSRRHHLSREGIYLMVRRVNEHGLRGLDEKHRPGRTGKLTPELRKELSAVLAKPPQECGYRQTRWDGPLLNRYLEEYHDIHLGHSQINRWFHALGVTLQRGRQRFLNADPEEQKQFVAGVKKNSGAKR from the coding sequence ATGAAGAAATCCAGTCTCCGAATAACGCATGAAGAAGTTACACGGGAATCCCTTGACGTACTGGTTTCCGGACGTGGAGTCATCAGAAAAGGATTGCGGATCGCGGTGCTCCAGGGCCTTATGGATGGAGCATCCCCGCTGGAGTTGAGCCGGCGGCATCATCTGAGCCGTGAAGGTATTTATCTTATGGTGCGCCGGGTGAACGAACATGGCCTCCGTGGATTGGACGAAAAGCATCGCCCTGGACGTACGGGTAAGCTGACTCCAGAACTCCGGAAGGAGCTTTCCGCGGTGCTCGCCAAACCACCGCAAGAGTGCGGATATCGTCAAACCCGGTGGGATGGACCGCTTTTGAACCGGTACCTGGAAGAGTATCATGACATTCATCTCGGCCATAGTCAAATCAACCGATGGTTCCATGCGCTCGGGGTTACCCTCCAGAGAGGACGCCAAAGATTCCTGAATGCTGACCCGGAAGAACAAAAGCAATTTGTCGCCGGGGTAAAAAAAAATTCAGGAGCAAAGCGATAA